TATCGTCATTTTACCGCAGGGTCCCAACGAACACCAACTCATTCATTCACTCGACGAAATTTCTCCCATTTTTAATAAAAgcttccatccatccatcgcggTTGCATCCACGAGCTCGCGAGCGGAGATTTTCCCCCACGATTTTTGCTGTTCATCCGTGTGGGGGAGGAGAGATTCCGCGTCGATTGGTGGTCGGATCGGAGCGAGGAGAAGCCCCCGTGTTCTTGGCTTTTTTTCCCCCGATCGAATCCGGTGGAAAGCGAGCAATAAAAAccacttcttttctttttcgtttctggttttctttttcttgttggGTTTCTCTTCCTCCTGCTCGAGTTTGATCTCTTGATTCGTGAGGAGTGTGGCGAAGATGAGCGCGAGTTTCCTCGAGATCCAGCCTTCGGAGCTCTCATTCCCCTGTAAGTTTTTGGCCCAGATCtcgcctccttcccctccccctgcTCGAATTGATCGATGTGAGTCGTTGATGGATCTTGGTCAAAGCTTTGGATCTTGGGGGTGGAAGAGAGGCTGTTTGCTCTCTGTTTGATCCGTGTCAGCTTGAGATTCGTCGAGTGCTGTGGTCGATTCGGCCATTGGAtcgtggaagagagagagagagagagagagagagagagagagagagagtgtgtgtgtgtgtgtgattctTGTGGTGGTTGCTCTTGCTGCTACTGCATGTGTGTCTGCCTTGTTGTTTTGCTGGGATTTGTGTGAGCTAGGTCTCGTGTGGTTGGTTGATGCATCGATACGGGGACTAAATTTGGTGATGGCCTGCTTCGCATTTGCGTAGAATCATCGTTTGGTAGCTGTCTGTACTTCCAGGAGTTTTGGGATCTTGTCAGCTAGTATGTGCCTTTTGACCATGCTGATCTGCTCCTGATTTGTCGGGAAGCTCGAATGCAATGTCCATGCAATTCTTCATGGTTATTGGGATTTGATTCGATGGCAGTTATAAGTCTTAGATTGATATAGCATGCTTagtatgttgatttttttttcatttttttacttaagtttgttgcttcttttttcattttgtcCTAAAATGATAGAGTATGTCTTTGTAGCGAATGTCCGGTGGGTtctattgtgttttttttttgcttcagaTATTCTCTTGAAACTAATTTACTGTTTCGTATATGCAGTTGAACTACTGAAGCAGAGCTCATGCTCCATGCAACTCACCAATAAGACCGACCATTATGTTGCATTTAAGGTAATCTACTTGAGATGTCACCTCTTACACGTTTCTAGTTGTCACCATTCGTTTCTGAATGATTTAAATCTGTTACCTCATCCATGGCTGGCAGGTCAAAACAACCAACCCAAAGCAATACTGTGTGCGCCCTAATATTGGTGTCGTATTGCCGGGGTCTACATGTGATGTTACAGGTAGCTGCCACTCCATTACATAGTGAAACTATAGGATAATACCAGTACAAGTCTGTTTAAGATAGATAGCTCAGATATCTATTTAGAAGTCTGCTTAACATTTGGTTTTATTAGTGACGATGCAAGCACAGAGGGAGGCACCTCCGGATATGCAGTGCAAGGATAAGTTCCTTGTTCAAAGTGTTGCAGCTGAGAATGGTGCAACAACTCAAGATATTAGTGCAGAAATGGTAACTACTTTGCAGCTCTTCATTTTGTGTTGTTTCAATCAATTTGCTATATGCATCTGTTACAACATCTCATCCCTTATGTTTTTATTATGATAACAGTTCAATAAGGTGGCAGGAAAGGTTGTTGAGGAATTCAAGCTACGTGTAGTCTATGTGCCAACGACTACATCCTCCGCAATGCCTGAAGACTCTGAACAAGGAAGTTCTGCTCGGCCATTTGCACAAGAAAATGGTATCCATAATTCAACAATGCCACAACCTGTAAGTCGACCATGTTTCCTCATTTCTTTATTTTGTGCTCTAGTTTGTAATCAGACTTCGGaggatctattttttaattatttgtacCGATGTGCAACATTTAGGTTTTTAGATCATCTGCTGAACCAACAAAGGAGAGGCCCACAGAGGTAGTCTTTTTATCTTACTTTTGTAGTTAGAAATTTAATTGAAGAATCAGTATTATTATAGAAAAGTATTGCAACTTTCTAGATGAACTAAGTGTCAAATAATAATGTTGGAATTATGTGATGTGCCCTTGTTCTTTTCGACTTTACTTATTGTGCTCAAGTAACTAATAATGCACAGCTTATGATAACAAAGTTAAGTAAAACTGGAGATAATTGCAGAGCATAAGCCCAGGCATCCTGGATCTGAGTATATGCTGTAGTTGAATTGCAAGTGATCATGAATCCTGACTGCCGCGCAGCATGACATTTTAGTGTTTAGTATGCTTTCATGAGACCAAAATTATAGCTTTTGTTTGCTTTCCCAGCATGCCCCTCTTTAAAATTGAATTGATGAGCACAATTACAACATATATGTGGAGGTGCGACATGCACTTATAAGTAATTCATGGATGGCATGTCACCACATATATGTTTATTATCTCACTGAATTGATTTATGCAAAATATCTGATTACTTGCTAATATCTAATCTGAAAGCTAGAATCAACTTAGCTTTAAATTCAGTACTACACAAgtcaatattttcttttggaaaacCGGGGCGCCTTGGTTGTTTATGATTCATATGAACTTGTCTATTTGCTGCAAGCTTTTCCTTGCTTTAGCCATGAATGACAGAGTGCATCCAATGAGTGATGAGCTTGGCACACAGGAAAATATAGGTCATGATAGTAATCAGACATTTTACGTACCGTATGAGATAATTCAGTGATAATAGAAAAGCCAAAATACAGGAACAGGAGCTACATTTAGTTGTTAGCATGTCTTTATATTCCAAAATGCTTTTAAGATTTCTTTTGATAAATCACTTGTTGATGATTTATATTCTTATCAGCCATCGTCCATGATCTCCAAACTAAATGAGGAGAATAGGGTTGCTATTCAGCAAAACCAGAAGTTACGACATGAGCTGGTAAGTACTTCAACCATTATGAAACAGCACTAGTCGTACCATCATTCAAAGGAAATAAATAATTGCGATCACAAGAACTGATGGTTGACATTGCTAAAAGGCATATCAAGAAGTTGCTGCTTTCTTCGTACAACTGGacttctactttttttttttatggtctGTGAATTTTAAATTTGTGACCCATTGgccattgttttttttgttctgcTTAATTCAATTAAACCAATCATATCAACTGTCATGTGATGACTAGAATCTGGTGACTAAGTTCTCACTGACAAATCCAGATTTGTCGATTTGGAGACAAAACAAACATGCGCAATACAAAATCCGGCTGCTAAATTCTGCACTTGCTCAATGCTGCATTTTATCTATAGCTTGCACACGCCTGTGAATTTAATGGATTCTACGAACTGAACATTGTGTTGATGAAATCTCTATTTATCTTTCAATCAGGAGCTCCTACGGAAAGAAAGCAGCAAAAGCAGTGGCGGTTTCTCCCTCACCTTCTTGGCCATCGTCGGTCTTCTCGGCATCATCGTGGGCTACATCCTCAAGAAGGCATAGAAGAGGTAGAGGTTCCCAACAAAAGTTATACTCCCAGGAAAGGATACCCCTCATATTGGTATGCCGCGCATCGTGTTTTTTTCCCTCCTAAAAGGAGCACCTGTCCTAACTTGTAACAACAATACTCCTCCTAGATGCCATGGTTTGTGTACATTATGGTGGTTTTACGCTTCGctgcggttttttttttttttacattgacTAGGCTTGATTTTTAAGAGTTTTAACTGGTGCAACTGTTTGACATTCTCCATAATCTTTTATTCTTTCTTTCTGATCAAATTATCATCATACTGTTAAACTTTAAATTTCTCTTCCAGTCACATTGGCAGGCAGTGCTTGATCTCATATATTATTAGCTTGTCAGATCTTTAAACATGAACTCTATGCAATTGCAATGATGCAAATCTAGCATTCATCTCATATCAGATCATATCATACCACAAGTGTTGAACATGTCAGGGTAAAACCTGAGAGAAGTTAAGAGAAGATAAATAATGTACAAGCATTACTTGTGTGCTGCTACCGTTGGATCGTCAGAAAATCTTCAGGTTGGAACGAAGCAAAGTTCAggcgacccgccgccgccgccgcgcttcaGGAacagcatcgccgccgccgccacggccacgccGACGACGAACCCTAGCAGCAGACTCAGCACGTGCCAGTGCCACACAGCCGGAGAcgtcgtagccgccgccgccgccgcaggcctcTCCCCCTCCGACGCCGTGGCTGTcaccgtcgacgtcgacgtcgacgacggcgacggcggcgacgagccacTCTCCTTCCCGCCGCTGCCAACTCCTgtcatcttctcctcctccgccgccgccgccgccgacgcattgccgccgccggcggtgacaTGGTCGCCGTTGCTGCCGGACATGTCGCCGTCGCGATTCAtctgtgcggcggcggcggcggcggcggctggcggtgaCTCTCTTCTGTATACGATACGGCGGCGGAGAGTCGCTTCTGGTCTCTCTTCTTGAGGCTTCGTGGGGGGTTGTGGGCCGTCGGATCGGGTGGGGAGGCGACGTGGGCCGTCGGATCGCCAACTAACGCCCGGATTTGTAGGCTGTAGCCTACGCCGCGCCTTTCTGGGAAAGTGGCACACGCTTTTTCTTGGGGAGTTTGCATGCACGTttgtggggttttttttttatttggtttggAGTTTGGATGAACATGAACACAAGTTGAGTGAAATTGGAGGAGTTTTTGGagatatttcttttttgaaaattcaTGGGCCGGGTTGCCTCGTTGGGTGTGGTCTATTTCGTAGGAAATTACAAGGGAACAATGATGAAGAGGTTTCATACTCTAGTTAGTTTGTTCATGCCGCCAAAAGGGTAGTTTCCATGCTTTCTCAAAAGGACAAAATATAGCTCGGATTTACTTTCTTAAAACAAAACTATGTAGCTTCGTTTAACTATGCAGTTTCCTTTCtttaaaacaaaacatttaTAACTCACACATAACATTAGTGGTAAGGATTTAAACCCTTAAATGTATAGTtgtgtgataattttattattaaatctgtagttttgtgatatttagCCTTAAACTTGTATAGTTTATGATAAATGTATTGctaaatttttagttttgtgatacatcatcTTAAAAAAACTTTGTAGCTTGGATTTCCTTTCTTTGATGGAGTGCTAGTTTATAACTATGTAGTTtactttctttaaaaaaaaactatgtagCTTGGATTTCCTTTCTTTAAATAAAGTATGGagttaattatttttcactgtttaattattttgaataaatttgatTTGATGGTATCTCCAACTCAACATGTCGAATCGGCAACACCTATTATATTCTTAACAGTATTCTTCAATAtgatttaaccaagtttatttaaaaatttccaAATGCAAATtcgatactccctccatcctactagcatataagtatttttagctttGAATTGGAACACCTATGAGCATCTCCAGAAGACTGAGTCAGTATATCTTGATattaacgaagtcaccacatGCACCTCAACACCGGAACATGCACCCACCACAGCAACTAAAACAACTATGAGCATCTCCGGAAGACCATGccggtatatcttgagattgacgaagtcaccacgaaCGCAACtcaccacaaggaacctaatcagttgagctatgctcacttcgcACTTGGTCACaagaacctaaccagttgagctacgctCAATGTAACCCTAACCAGTTGAGTGTCTTTGCCCTTGGTCACATTATGACtattttttccaaattttttatttataataataagcaatatttaaattaaataattagtaATTCTCTAGGAGGATTAACTAAAATAGGATGGATGTGGGTAGAAACAGCGTCCAGACTTGGACGCTCATTCAAACAGCGTCCAGACATGGACGCTACTAGAAACAACGTCCACCTTCCTGGTGCAGTCAGACCATCACTACGCCACCAATACGCTAAGAgaagtatctatctatctattatatactaaaagtccattaaactttctacaaacactttcaagccgccacgtggcgctcttacaaacgctcctagatcGGCACGTGGAGCTTTAACATCCAACCATCGGTTTTCATTTAATCTAGTGGACCTATTATTTTTAACCACTAGA
The Oryza glaberrima chromosome 8, OglaRS2, whole genome shotgun sequence DNA segment above includes these coding regions:
- the LOC127782726 gene encoding vesicle-associated protein 1-3-like, which produces MSASFLEIQPSELSFPFELLKQSSCSMQLTNKTDHYVAFKVKTTNPKQYCVRPNIGVVLPGSTCDVTVTMQAQREAPPDMQCKDKFLVQSVAAENGATTQDISAEMFNKVAGKVVEEFKLRVVYVPTTTSSAMPEDSEQGSSARPFAQENGIHNSTMPQPVFRSSAEPTKERPTEPSSMISKLNEENRVAIQQNQKLRHELELLRKESSKSSGGFSLTFLAIVGLLGIIVGYILKKA